In Peptococcus niger, one genomic interval encodes:
- a CDS encoding aspartate kinase, with protein MALIVQKYGGTSVKDTDRIKIVAEHVAQTAENGNDVIVVVSAPAGFTDDLTQRAARISDDPSPREMDMLLSTGEQISIALLAMALQELGHDAISLTGGQMRIFTDHAHTKARIQYIDLDRVKDELGNGRIVIVAGFQGRTQEHEITTLGRGGSDTTAVAIAAALSADLCEIYTDVDGIYTADPRVVKNPSKLSKISYDEMLELASLGAKVLHPRSVEMAKTHDVPLAVRSSYDTQTGGTLVVKTEALEKEYPVTGLACDQNAAEIVIYGVDDRPGIAAMIFNALADENVNVDLIIQSGVQNAKNDIAFTVPQNELKKTRRIINSLKDDVLYERVTFDDKVMKISAVGSGMVTGRGIAATMFRVFYENGVNIDMIGTSEIKISCIIRDEEGRKEKLMQALHDAFGLESIGENEDRKSE; from the coding sequence ATGGCCTTAATTGTCCAAAAATACGGCGGGACGTCTGTCAAAGACACGGACCGCATCAAAATTGTTGCAGAACATGTTGCCCAAACGGCAGAAAACGGAAACGACGTTATTGTTGTTGTTTCAGCACCGGCAGGTTTTACCGATGACCTGACCCAACGTGCCGCCCGCATTTCCGATGACCCGTCACCGCGGGAAATGGACATGCTGTTGTCAACCGGGGAACAAATTTCCATCGCCCTGCTGGCGATGGCCTTACAAGAACTGGGCCATGACGCCATCTCGCTTACCGGCGGACAGATGCGGATTTTCACCGACCATGCCCATACCAAGGCGCGCATTCAATACATTGATTTGGACCGCGTGAAAGATGAGTTGGGCAATGGGCGGATTGTCATCGTTGCCGGTTTTCAGGGACGGACCCAGGAGCATGAAATTACCACCTTGGGCAGAGGTGGCTCAGATACGACAGCCGTTGCCATAGCAGCAGCCCTATCGGCGGATTTGTGTGAGATTTATACAGATGTGGACGGCATTTATACAGCCGATCCGCGGGTGGTGAAAAATCCGTCCAAGTTGAGTAAGATATCCTACGATGAAATGTTGGAGTTGGCCAGCTTAGGGGCCAAGGTGCTTCATCCGCGTTCCGTTGAAATGGCCAAAACCCACGATGTACCCTTGGCCGTACGATCCAGCTATGACACACAGACAGGAGGGACCCTAGTCGTGAAAACAGAAGCCTTAGAAAAAGAGTACCCGGTTACCGGTCTGGCATGTGACCAGAATGCAGCGGAAATTGTCATTTACGGCGTAGACGATCGTCCCGGTATCGCTGCGATGATTTTTAACGCCCTGGCAGATGAAAATGTCAACGTTGACCTGATCATTCAAAGTGGTGTCCAGAATGCCAAAAACGACATCGCCTTCACAGTTCCGCAAAATGAATTGAAGAAAACCCGCCGCATCATCAACAGCTTAAAAGATGATGTGCTCTATGAACGGGTCACCTTTGACGATAAGGTCATGAAAATCTCCGCCGTCGGGTCCGGTATGGTCACCGGCCGTGGCATTGCGGCAACCATGTTCCGCGTGTTTTATGAAAATGGTGTCAACATTGACATGATCGGCACCTCAGAAATAAAAATCTCCTGCATCATCCGCGATGAAGAAGGCCGTAAAGAAAAGCTCATGCAAGCCCTGCACGATGCTTTCGGGCTCGAGTCCATCGGTGAAAATGAAGACAGAAAAAGCGAATAA
- the thrB gene encoding homoserine kinase, with amino-acid sequence MSETYRLRVPGTSANLGPGFDAAGLALGLYNDLLVRPTGGAAISLAVEGEGADSLDPQDNLIIEAYRRAFELLQKPAPGVRLESFNRIPLARGIGSSSAAIVAGIAAAQVVSAGALSLATAIDLASAMDGHPDNVLPALVGGICVACRDQEGHVYWHRIDPPQGLYAMVLIPDYPLPTGKARQAMPEAYSREEAVYNIGHYGLAVAAFMSENLALLKEALKDRLHEPYRLPLMPGMARMRELALDAGALAAPVSGAGSTMLVLSDKPLAAAPFMAQAAEEKIKLQALKVPIIAQGVQRTDTETEMVLWP; translated from the coding sequence ATGAGTGAGACCTACCGGCTTCGCGTTCCTGGCACAAGTGCCAATCTGGGGCCGGGCTTTGATGCGGCGGGTTTAGCCCTCGGCTTATACAACGATTTATTGGTGAGGCCCACTGGAGGGGCAGCCATCAGCCTGGCAGTTGAGGGCGAGGGAGCGGATAGTCTTGATCCGCAGGATAACTTGATTATTGAGGCCTATCGCCGGGCATTTGAACTTTTACAGAAGCCGGCACCGGGGGTTCGCCTGGAGAGCTTTAACCGCATTCCTTTGGCACGCGGCATTGGGTCAAGCTCTGCGGCCATTGTGGCCGGCATTGCGGCGGCGCAAGTGGTCAGCGCCGGTGCGCTGAGTTTGGCGACTGCCATCGACTTGGCAAGCGCCATGGACGGTCATCCGGATAATGTGCTTCCGGCCTTGGTCGGCGGTATTTGCGTGGCCTGCCGGGATCAGGAGGGGCATGTCTATTGGCACCGCATTGACCCGCCGCAGGGTTTGTATGCCATGGTTCTTATTCCGGATTATCCTCTGCCGACGGGCAAGGCCCGCCAAGCCATGCCGGAGGCGTACAGTCGCGAAGAGGCGGTGTACAACATCGGCCATTACGGCCTGGCTGTAGCGGCCTTCATGAGTGAAAATTTGGCCTTGCTGAAAGAAGCCTTAAAGGATCGGCTGCATGAGCCCTATCGCCTGCCTTTGATGCCCGGCATGGCGCGGATGCGTGAGCTGGCGCTTGACGCTGGGGCGCTGGCGGCGCCGGTCAGTGGCGCCGGCAGCACGATGCTTGTTTTAAGCGATAAGCCTTTGGCTGCAGCGCCTTTTATGGCCCAGGCTGCTGAAGAGAAAATAAAGCTGCAAGCACTCAAGGTGCCGATTATCGCCCAGGGCGTGCAGCGTACAGATACAGAAACGGAGATGGTATTATGGCCTTAA
- a CDS encoding homoserine dehydrogenase, whose protein sequence is MKTIHVALLGLGTVGSGTFEVIMERQKDVFVHKVGADILVKTILVRHPDKYRSVVPDGVQLTADINDVLNDPAIDIVVEVMGGIEPAKTYILQALAAGKSVVSANKDLIAVAGREIYAAAAKAGKDFMFEAAAMGAIPIVHPLMEGLSANHIQEIVGIMNGTTNYILSKMAAEGWSYDQALTEATRLGYAEADPTADVEGYDAGRKVAILANLAFHCPAVFDDVYIEGITKVSAVDIAFASRFGYVIKLLGIADQQEDGVALRVYPALIDKSHPLASVNDSFNAAFVRGDAVDEAMFYGRGAGKLPTASAVVGDVIDIARNIVCGCEGRLGDNTFASCHFLPIDEVKSSFFVRLSVKDTSGVLAQIGQAFGDADVSIAQVVQDTIADSDLADLVIITHAVKERNFRRALAAVLATDVVQAEESVIRVYGDVR, encoded by the coding sequence ATGAAAACAATTCATGTGGCTTTATTGGGCTTGGGTACGGTTGGCAGCGGCACCTTTGAAGTGATTATGGAGCGGCAGAAAGATGTGTTTGTCCATAAGGTCGGCGCTGATATTTTGGTTAAGACCATTTTGGTGCGCCATCCGGATAAATATCGGTCAGTCGTTCCTGACGGTGTGCAATTAACGGCAGATATTAATGATGTTTTAAATGATCCGGCCATTGATATTGTGGTTGAGGTGATGGGCGGTATTGAACCGGCCAAAACATATATTTTACAGGCGCTGGCTGCCGGTAAGAGCGTTGTCAGTGCTAATAAAGATTTGATTGCTGTTGCCGGCCGAGAAATTTACGCTGCAGCGGCCAAAGCCGGCAAAGACTTTATGTTTGAAGCAGCGGCCATGGGGGCCATTCCTATTGTACACCCCTTAATGGAAGGCTTATCTGCCAATCATATCCAGGAAATTGTCGGCATTATGAACGGCACGACAAATTATATTCTCTCTAAAATGGCTGCTGAAGGCTGGAGTTATGATCAGGCGCTGACAGAAGCAACGCGGTTGGGGTATGCGGAAGCAGACCCGACTGCGGATGTGGAAGGCTACGATGCCGGTCGTAAGGTGGCCATATTGGCGAACTTGGCCTTCCATTGCCCGGCTGTTTTTGATGATGTTTACATTGAGGGCATTACCAAGGTCAGCGCTGTGGACATTGCTTTTGCAAGCCGGTTTGGCTATGTAATCAAACTTTTGGGCATTGCCGATCAGCAGGAAGATGGTGTGGCGTTGCGGGTTTACCCGGCATTGATTGATAAAAGCCATCCCCTGGCCAGCGTGAACGACAGCTTCAACGCTGCTTTTGTGCGCGGTGATGCAGTTGATGAGGCCATGTTTTATGGCCGTGGTGCCGGGAAATTACCGACGGCCAGTGCAGTGGTCGGGGATGTCATTGATATTGCGCGCAATATTGTCTGTGGTTGTGAAGGTCGGTTGGGAGATAATACCTTTGCCTCCTGTCATTTTTTACCGATTGACGAGGTCAAGAGCTCTTTCTTTGTACGGCTGTCAGTTAAAGACACCAGCGGCGTTTTGGCTCAAATCGGCCAGGCTTTCGGCGATGCCGATGTGAGCATTGCCCAGGTTGTCCAAGACACCATCGCAGACAGTGATTTGGCGGACTTGGTTATTATTACGCATGCCGTTAAAGAACGCAATTTCCGTCGGGCCCTGGCGGCTGTTTTGGCCACCGACGTGGTGCAGGCAGAGGAAAGTGTGATTCGCGTTTACGGTGATGTGCGATGA
- a CDS encoding ACT domain-containing protein: MKENLSNKRYIVDERILPEAILKTAQTKELLAKFPALTINEAVKQIGISRSAFYKYRDGVFPFYEAIKERIITLQINLENHTGVLSACLNVIAQSGASVLTINQGIPTQGIARVTISFESQEGFSNLEDLLEALYDVDRVLSVELVGQNNL; this comes from the coding sequence ATGAAAGAGAACTTGTCAAATAAACGCTATATTGTCGATGAGCGTATTTTACCGGAAGCCATCTTAAAGACGGCACAAACAAAAGAACTGCTGGCAAAATTTCCGGCTTTAACCATCAATGAAGCGGTGAAGCAAATTGGGATTAGCCGCAGCGCTTTTTACAAATATCGTGATGGCGTATTTCCTTTTTATGAGGCGATTAAAGAGCGCATCATTACCTTACAAATCAACTTGGAAAATCACACCGGTGTTTTGTCTGCTTGCTTGAATGTCATCGCACAGAGCGGCGCCAGTGTTTTAACCATAAACCAGGGCATACCGACCCAAGGGATTGCCCGCGTCACCATCAGCTTTGAATCGCAAGAGGGATTTTCAAATTTGGAAGACTTGCTCGAAGCGCTGTATGATGTTGACCGGGTGCTCAGTGTCGAACTGGTTGGACAGAATAATTTATAA
- a CDS encoding phosphoribosylformylglycinamidine synthase produces MSQLKRYFVERREGFQSGAEHLCETLRRDLNLRGLTAVRRFVRYDLDTVPETHVRQVMETILSEPFTDCIYTERLPETVKDGHILAVEALPGQYDQRADSCAQCVELVTGLRPVVRTAMVYVFYGQLTAADQAVLRHYLINPVEAREAALDKPDSLETKIPPVEPVAVIDGFTDLAEADLPAFIDRWGLAMDAADVAFMQDYFKKEGRNPTETELRVIDTYWSDHCRHTTFNTRLTDIAIDRPEVQAAYETYRDMRRDVYGDKEADRPITLMDLGTLAGKYLKKHGLIDKLDESEEINACSVKIDVATENGSEPWLYMFKNETHNHPTEIEPFGGAATCLGGAIRDPLSGRSYVYQSLRLTGAADPRKPLAETLPGKLPQRRICTLAADGFSSYGNQIGLATGIVDEVYHPGYEAKRMEVGAVVAAAPADQVVRKVPEPGNIVVLIGGRTGRDGCGGATGSSKTHTEESLETSGSEVQKGNPVEERKIQRLFRNPDVARAILRCNDFGAGGVSVAIGELADGVHVNLDAVPKKYEGLNGTELAISESQERMACVIARENWDMFATACKNENLEATVVAEITAEPRLVLDWQGQAIVDLSRAFVDSAGAPKSMTVRISEPAGEAADKQPFAEQVAQVARDLNTCGKIGLTEQFDASIGAGTVLFPLGGKTQRTPIQTMAGKIPVLTGETDTTSLFAYGFNPYAMAADPFKGAYAAVVEAVTKVIATGTSNRRIYLSLQEYFHSLRTDPERWGQPFQAVLGALLAQYDMSVAAIGGKDSMSGSFEELDVPPTLVAFATAVSDAKRIISPEFKAAGHQVALFHLPQAEGRIDRAAFREAWAQYEQAVADGSIVAAWAVTHAGVAEGLFKMTLGNQIGVSLSAAGVKAAEQARVGSIILELAQPFAAAEIIGETTDRFSLQLPEGNVDMAPLSEAWTETLAGVYPIAADQAGEAVVPPVPTRPVLTRRIPPIAVPRAVVPVFPGSNCEYDTARALERAGAKVETVLVANLTPRLLDDSVLRMEEAIRRAQIMVFPGGFSFGDEPDGSGKYIAAFFREPRLAEALHRFLDDQDGLLLGICNGFQALVKLGLLPHGRITPPADNDCTLTFNAIGRHQSRYVHTRIASNASPWLQGVAPGDVHAIPISHGEGRFMTTPERLRTLMDKGQIATQYCNAAGMPQMTIADNPNGAICAIEGLISADGRILGKMGHSERIGSNIAKNIPGNKDQHIFESGVRYFTD; encoded by the coding sequence ATGAGTCAACTCAAGCGCTATTTTGTCGAACGACGCGAGGGATTTCAAAGCGGCGCTGAGCACTTATGTGAGACCTTGCGACGGGATTTAAATTTAAGGGGCTTGACCGCTGTACGTCGCTTTGTCCGGTATGATTTGGATACGGTGCCGGAGACGCATGTTCGGCAGGTTATGGAAACCATCTTAAGTGAACCGTTTACAGACTGCATTTACACGGAAAGACTGCCGGAAACCGTCAAAGATGGCCATATTTTGGCAGTTGAGGCCCTCCCGGGTCAATACGACCAGCGGGCCGACTCTTGTGCTCAATGTGTCGAATTGGTCACCGGTCTGCGGCCGGTGGTGAGGACCGCCATGGTGTATGTTTTCTACGGCCAACTGACAGCAGCAGACCAAGCGGTCCTCCGCCATTACCTGATCAACCCGGTGGAAGCCCGGGAAGCCGCCTTGGACAAGCCGGACAGCCTGGAAACAAAAATTCCGCCGGTTGAGCCGGTGGCGGTTATCGATGGCTTTACCGACCTGGCAGAGGCCGATTTGCCGGCCTTTATTGATCGCTGGGGCTTGGCCATGGATGCAGCGGACGTGGCTTTTATGCAGGATTATTTTAAAAAGGAAGGCCGGAACCCGACGGAAACGGAATTGCGGGTAATTGACACCTATTGGTCCGACCACTGCCGGCATACCACCTTTAATACGCGGCTGACGGATATTGCCATTGACCGGCCGGAGGTGCAGGCTGCTTATGAAACCTATCGCGACATGCGCCGGGACGTTTACGGCGATAAAGAAGCAGACCGGCCGATTACCCTGATGGATTTGGGCACCTTGGCCGGAAAATATTTAAAGAAACATGGTTTGATTGACAAGCTTGACGAGAGCGAAGAAATTAACGCCTGCTCTGTCAAAATAGATGTGGCCACGGAAAATGGCAGTGAGCCCTGGCTCTACATGTTTAAAAATGAAACCCACAACCACCCGACGGAGATTGAACCCTTCGGTGGTGCAGCCACCTGCCTGGGCGGAGCCATTCGCGATCCGCTAAGTGGGCGCAGTTATGTGTACCAGAGCTTGCGCCTGACCGGTGCTGCCGATCCACGTAAACCCTTAGCAGAAACCCTGCCCGGTAAATTGCCGCAGCGCCGCATTTGCACCCTGGCAGCAGACGGGTTTTCGTCATACGGCAACCAGATTGGTCTGGCCACGGGCATTGTGGATGAGGTCTACCACCCGGGCTATGAAGCCAAGCGCATGGAAGTTGGGGCTGTGGTGGCCGCAGCACCGGCTGACCAAGTGGTGCGCAAGGTGCCGGAGCCGGGTAATATTGTCGTCTTAATCGGCGGCCGTACCGGACGGGACGGTTGTGGCGGTGCCACCGGCTCCTCAAAAACCCACACAGAAGAGTCTTTGGAAACTTCCGGCTCTGAAGTACAAAAGGGGAATCCGGTTGAAGAACGGAAAATTCAGCGGCTCTTCCGCAACCCGGACGTGGCGCGCGCGATTTTGCGCTGCAATGACTTTGGAGCCGGTGGTGTATCGGTGGCCATTGGTGAATTGGCCGATGGGGTTCATGTGAATTTGGACGCTGTGCCCAAGAAGTACGAAGGTTTAAACGGTACGGAATTGGCCATTTCTGAATCGCAGGAACGGATGGCTTGTGTCATCGCCCGGGAAAACTGGGACATGTTTGCCACCGCCTGTAAAAATGAAAACCTGGAAGCGACCGTTGTCGCAGAAATCACGGCGGAACCGCGGCTGGTGTTGGATTGGCAGGGACAAGCGATTGTCGATTTATCCCGGGCCTTTGTTGATTCGGCCGGTGCGCCGAAGAGCATGACCGTGCGCATTTCTGAGCCGGCCGGTGAGGCGGCTGACAAGCAGCCCTTTGCTGAGCAAGTGGCGCAAGTGGCAAGGGACCTGAATACTTGTGGGAAAATCGGCCTGACCGAGCAATTTGATGCGTCCATCGGTGCCGGCACCGTTTTATTCCCCCTGGGCGGCAAGACCCAGCGGACGCCCATTCAGACCATGGCAGGTAAAATTCCGGTATTGACCGGCGAAACCGATACCACCAGCCTCTTCGCCTACGGCTTTAACCCTTATGCCATGGCAGCCGACCCGTTTAAGGGCGCTTATGCTGCTGTGGTTGAAGCGGTGACCAAGGTTATCGCGACCGGAACAAGCAACAGGCGCATTTACCTGTCCTTACAGGAATACTTCCACAGCTTACGGACTGACCCGGAACGCTGGGGACAACCCTTTCAAGCGGTTCTCGGTGCTCTCCTGGCCCAGTATGACATGAGCGTTGCGGCCATCGGCGGGAAAGACTCGATGAGCGGCAGCTTTGAAGAACTGGACGTACCGCCGACGCTCGTCGCATTTGCGACAGCTGTTAGTGACGCCAAGCGGATCATCAGTCCGGAGTTTAAAGCGGCAGGCCATCAAGTGGCCCTCTTCCACTTACCGCAAGCAGAAGGCCGCATTGACCGTGCAGCCTTCCGTGAGGCCTGGGCGCAGTATGAGCAGGCCGTTGCCGATGGCAGCATTGTGGCTGCCTGGGCAGTCACCCATGCTGGTGTAGCGGAAGGTCTCTTTAAGATGACGCTGGGCAATCAGATTGGCGTATCCTTATCGGCAGCGGGCGTAAAGGCCGCTGAGCAGGCCCGAGTGGGCAGCATTATCCTGGAATTGGCGCAACCTTTTGCCGCAGCAGAGATCATCGGGGAAACCACGGACCGCTTTAGCCTTCAACTTCCGGAAGGGAATGTGGACATGGCGCCCTTGAGCGAGGCCTGGACAGAGACCCTTGCCGGCGTTTACCCCATTGCCGCAGACCAAGCCGGTGAAGCGGTGGTACCGCCGGTACCGACGCGCCCTGTGCTGACCCGTCGTATTCCACCGATTGCTGTGCCGCGCGCCGTGGTACCGGTATTCCCGGGCAGCAATTGTGAATATGACACGGCACGGGCATTAGAGCGGGCCGGCGCTAAGGTGGAGACCGTCTTGGTGGCCAATTTGACCCCGCGTTTATTAGACGACTCAGTCCTGCGGATGGAAGAAGCCATTCGCCGGGCGCAGATCATGGTTTTCCCGGGCGGCTTTTCTTTCGGCGATGAACCGGATGGCAGCGGAAAATACATTGCGGCCTTCTTCCGGGAACCGCGGCTGGCGGAAGCCCTTCACCGCTTCTTAGATGACCAGGACGGTTTACTCCTGGGCATTTGCAATGGTTTTCAAGCCTTGGTTAAATTGGGGCTTTTGCCACATGGCCGAATTACCCCTCCTGCAGACAATGACTGCACCCTGACCTTTAACGCCATCGGCCGCCACCAGAGCCGGTACGTGCACACCCGGATTGCTTCCAATGCCTCCCCCTGGTTGCAAGGGGTGGCCCCGGGCGATGTCCACGCCATCCCCATTTCACACGGGGAAGGACGTTTCATGACCACGCCTGAACGGCTCCGGACCTTGATGGATAAGGGGCAGATCGCTACCCAATATTGCAATGCGGCCGGTATGCCGCAAATGACCATTGCTGATAACCCCAACGGGGCCATCTGTGCCATCGAAGGGCTCATTTCAGCAGACGGCCGTATTTTAGGGAAAATGGGCCACAGTGAGCGTATTGGCAGCAATATTGCGAAAAACATACCGGGTAACAAGGACCAGCATATCTTTGAAAGCGGCGTTCGCTATTTTACTGACTAA
- the purD gene encoding phosphoribosylamine--glycine ligase — MNVLVVGSGGREHALVWKLAQSPQVSKIFAAPGNAGMKNLATCLPVAADDIDALVQAAQDKQVDLTLVGPEKPLTMGIVDAFEKAGLPCFGPSKAAARIEGSKAFSKQLMQKYNIPTARFDVFSDLAEAKAYVHALNGPCVVKADGLAAGKGVIICPDEETAYQALEDMLSNKAFGEAGQKVLVEEFLQGQEVSILAFADGKHVLPMVSAQDHKRIFDGDEGPNTGGMGAYSPAPIYTEALAEEVLQTIIKPTVAAMAQEGCPFTGILYTGLMLTADGPKVLEYNARFGDPETQPVLMRLASDLLEPIQAALAGKLDQVSLTWRPEAAVCVVLAAENYPASPRKGDPISGIDKAENDETVVFQAGTREDDKGRLLTSGGRVLGVTALGEDIKSAMEHAYKAVAYIDFDGMQYRHDIGMKALEVEG; from the coding sequence ATGAATGTTTTGGTCGTTGGCTCCGGCGGACGGGAGCATGCCTTGGTCTGGAAATTGGCGCAAAGCCCTCAAGTGTCAAAAATTTTTGCGGCACCGGGCAATGCAGGCATGAAAAATTTGGCCACCTGTCTGCCTGTTGCTGCAGATGATATTGACGCCCTGGTGCAGGCGGCACAGGACAAGCAGGTGGACTTGACCCTTGTTGGACCGGAAAAACCCCTTACCATGGGTATTGTAGATGCCTTTGAAAAAGCCGGCCTGCCTTGTTTTGGCCCATCAAAGGCGGCGGCACGCATTGAAGGCAGCAAGGCCTTTTCAAAACAGTTGATGCAAAAATACAACATTCCCACCGCCCGCTTTGACGTATTCAGCGATTTGGCTGAGGCCAAGGCTTATGTGCATGCCTTGAATGGCCCCTGTGTGGTCAAGGCGGATGGCTTGGCGGCCGGTAAAGGCGTAATCATTTGCCCGGATGAAGAAACTGCCTATCAAGCTTTGGAAGATATGTTGTCCAATAAAGCCTTCGGTGAGGCCGGGCAAAAGGTCTTGGTGGAAGAATTCTTGCAAGGCCAGGAAGTGAGCATTCTCGCCTTTGCTGACGGTAAGCACGTGCTGCCCATGGTTTCTGCCCAGGACCATAAACGCATTTTTGACGGCGATGAAGGGCCGAATACCGGCGGCATGGGGGCTTATTCCCCGGCGCCGATTTATACGGAAGCCTTAGCTGAGGAAGTGCTCCAGACCATTATTAAGCCGACTGTTGCAGCTATGGCGCAAGAGGGCTGTCCCTTTACCGGGATTTTATACACCGGCCTTATGCTGACTGCTGACGGACCGAAGGTCTTGGAATACAATGCGCGCTTTGGTGACCCGGAAACGCAACCGGTTCTGATGCGGTTGGCGAGTGATTTGCTGGAACCGATTCAGGCCGCGCTTGCCGGTAAATTGGACCAAGTTAGCTTGACCTGGCGGCCGGAAGCAGCTGTTTGCGTTGTCTTAGCGGCAGAAAATTACCCGGCCAGCCCGCGTAAGGGCGACCCGATTAGCGGCATTGATAAGGCAGAAAATGACGAAACGGTCGTTTTTCAGGCAGGCACCCGGGAAGACGATAAGGGCCGCTTGTTGACCTCCGGCGGTCGTGTTTTAGGCGTTACCGCTTTAGGCGAGGACATTAAAAGTGCCATGGAGCATGCGTATAAGGCCGTTGCCTATATTGATTTTGACGGCATGCAATACCGTCATGATATTGGCATGAAGGCCTTGGAAGTGGAGGGCTGA
- the purH gene encoding bifunctional phosphoribosylaminoimidazolecarboxamide formyltransferase/IMP cyclohydrolase: protein MSYALLSVSDKTNLIPFAEGLIRHGYSLLSTGGTYRTLHEAGLEVKAVDDVTGFPEMLGGRVKTLHPVIHAGILAKETPEHFAELMRQHIQPIDMVVVNLYPFRETIAKPEVTLDEAIENIDIGGPTMLRAAAKNHERVTVVVRPEQYKSVLKALETHGEVPADMRQKLALEAFRHTAVYDSSISAYLSKAFAAPEFPEEFAIGGERKMILRYGENPHQEAAFYVSDPTPGTIANAKQHQGKALSYNNIVDLDAAWQLVNEFSDEPACAIIKHTNPCGLAIGSNVHDAYSRALAADPVSAYGGIIAFNRPVDGATAKHITETFMEAIIAPSFSAEALEAFAVKDKLRILETGVAKADTAQWVERVGGGFLLQSRDVNPIEADQFKCVTKVQPTEAQLQDLIFAWKAVKHVKSNAIVVAKDGVTLGVGAGQMNRVGSCKIAFTEAGQEAAGAVLASDAFFPFRDSIDEAAKAGIVAVIQPGGSIRDEESIAACDEAGIAMIFTGVRHFRH, encoded by the coding sequence ATGTCTTATGCACTCTTATCCGTTTCGGATAAAACGAACCTGATTCCTTTTGCAGAAGGGCTTATTCGCCACGGCTACTCCCTCTTGTCCACCGGCGGGACCTATCGCACCTTGCATGAGGCCGGTTTAGAGGTCAAGGCTGTTGATGACGTGACGGGATTTCCGGAAATGCTCGGCGGACGGGTCAAAACCTTACATCCGGTGATCCATGCCGGGATTTTAGCGAAAGAAACACCGGAGCATTTTGCCGAACTGATGCGCCAGCACATTCAGCCCATTGATATGGTGGTGGTCAACCTTTATCCTTTCAGGGAAACGATTGCCAAGCCGGAAGTTACGTTGGATGAGGCCATTGAAAATATTGATATTGGCGGGCCGACCATGCTGCGAGCAGCGGCCAAAAATCACGAACGGGTGACGGTTGTGGTCCGGCCGGAACAGTATAAATCAGTGCTCAAGGCCCTGGAAACGCATGGTGAAGTCCCGGCGGATATGCGGCAAAAATTAGCCTTAGAGGCCTTCCGCCACACGGCCGTATACGACAGCAGCATTTCAGCCTATTTGTCCAAAGCCTTTGCAGCGCCGGAATTTCCGGAAGAATTTGCCATTGGCGGCGAACGGAAAATGATCTTGCGCTATGGCGAAAACCCTCATCAGGAAGCGGCTTTTTATGTGTCAGACCCGACACCCGGGACCATTGCCAATGCGAAGCAGCATCAAGGCAAGGCCCTTTCTTATAATAATATTGTTGACTTGGATGCGGCTTGGCAATTGGTCAATGAATTCAGCGATGAACCGGCCTGTGCCATCATCAAGCACACCAACCCTTGCGGACTGGCCATCGGCAGCAATGTGCACGATGCTTACAGCCGCGCCTTGGCGGCTGATCCGGTATCCGCTTACGGTGGCATCATTGCCTTTAACCGACCGGTGGATGGAGCGACAGCCAAACACATTACCGAAACCTTTATGGAAGCGATTATTGCCCCGTCTTTCAGTGCTGAAGCCCTAGAGGCTTTTGCTGTTAAAGATAAGCTCCGGATATTAGAAACGGGCGTTGCCAAAGCGGATACAGCCCAATGGGTTGAGCGGGTTGGCGGCGGATTTTTGCTCCAATCCAGAGACGTTAACCCGATTGAGGCCGATCAGTTCAAATGCGTGACCAAGGTTCAACCGACGGAGGCCCAACTCCAGGACCTTATTTTTGCCTGGAAAGCGGTCAAACACGTTAAGAGCAATGCCATTGTCGTGGCCAAGGATGGGGTGACCCTAGGCGTTGGGGCCGGTCAGATGAACCGGGTCGGGTCGTGCAAAATCGCCTTTACCGAAGCGGGTCAGGAAGCGGCCGGTGCTGTTTTGGCCAGCGATGCCTTTTTCCCCTTCCGCGACAGCATTGATGAAGCGGCTAAGGCAGGCATTGTGGCGGTCATTCAGCCGGGCGGGTCCATCCGGGATGAAGAGTCAATTGCGGCTTGCGATGAAGCGGGCATTGCGATGATATTCACCGGTGTGCGACATTTTAGACATTAA